Genomic DNA from Candidatus Paceibacterota bacterium:
AGAAAGGAGGATGATGAACAAAGGGAAAAAGCAAAGACTGAGAACCGACAGTACTTTGGACATAGCCAGTCGGACGAATTAAGAAAACTTAAAAGCCTTGAGCATAATCTCAGAGAATTTAGTAGAGGTATTCGAGAAATAGATTATTTTGCAAAAAGTCACAAGGCACAACTTTTAAATAATCCTTTTTTGCTCATCCTTGGTCAGGCAGGAATGGGGAAAACACATTTGGTATGTGATATAACTAAAAACCGCCTTGAAAATGAACTTCCGCCAACTGTGATTGTTTTAGGTGAAAAACTTCTAGACATTCAAGATTCTCTTGGTGCCATATTCAGCGCCGTCTCAATAAAAGGATCTAAGAAAAAGATTTTAAATGAACTTAATGAAAGAGGTAAAAAAGCAAATCGAAGGGCTTTAATAATTGTTGACGCAATAAATGAAGCTGACAGACGAGGTTGGAAATCGGGAGTGTATAAACTTATTCACGAGGTAAAGAATTATCATTGGGTTGGGTTAGTGATGACATGCAGAGTACCCTTCCAGTTTCTATACCTTCCAAAAAAGTTAAAAATAATAACGGAATATCATCAAGGTTTTCAAGACAACGAGTTAGAGGCCATGACTGCATTCTTTAATTTTTACGGTTTATCTTTACCTCAAGTGCCACTTCTTATATCCGAGTTTAGTAGCCCACTATTCCTTAGTTGTTTTTGTAGAACGGCGAGAGATATTAAAGGTGGGAAAGCAAAGGTAGTAAAAGGGATTAATGACCTTGCTTTGGGTCAAGTGGGAATGACTAAAATCTTGGAAGATTTCTATATCTCGAAAGAAGAATGGATAGTAAAGAAACACACATCAAAATTCAAAATTCTTATAAAGCAATCTTGGATTTGGCATAAATCTGGAGATTGTCTTATAAAGAATATCGCCAAGGTAATGGCAATTAACGGACAACAGTATCTCAAAGAAAACGAAGTGCTTCAGGTTATTAAAGACCTATCTAATAATAAGTATTCATTCATAACATGCTCAAAAGTTTTAAAAATTTTAATAGAAGAAGGAGTACTAATTCGAGATGCAGCTTGGGATGATCAAACAAAAAAATATTTTGACGTATTCAAATTCTCTTTTCATAAATTTAGTGACCATATAATTGCAAGATATCTCTTGGGGGGATTTTTTGACAGCAAAAAGATAACAGCTAGTCTCCATGCTTCAAATTCTCTTGGTAACCTTTTTTCTTCAGAAGAAAGTATATTAAGAAACATAGGATTGATTGAAGCTCTGATGGTTGAATTTCCAGAAAGAATAAAGAAAAATCCAAAATTAACAGAAAGTGACTTAATTGATTACATACCAGAAACACTCAAGGCTGATTCTCAAATCATGTCAGCTTTTATCGAAAGCTTATATTGGAGGAAGCCTGAGAATTTCCTAAACACTAAAGGACTAATCAAAAAGTCTATAGTTGATTATATAAATAAAACGCTTCTACGTTACGAAAACTCTTCTCGGGAATTTTTAAACCTATTTGTTGCAACAGCCACAAAACCATTCCATCCCTTTAACTCAAAAATGCTCAACAAATATTTATTGAAATTCTCGCTTACTGATAGAGATTTAATCTGGTCTGAATATGTAAGAAAACAATATGGTTCAGGCAGTATATATAAACTAATTTCTTGGATTGAAAATCAAACTCTTGAAAAAATTACGGCTGACCAAGCTGCTTCTGTAATTACAGTATTATCATGGGCGTTGGGAACAAACGTTAAATTACTGAGAAATAGAGCTACACGGTGTTTGTATATTGTTGGCAAGATTCATCCGGAGGAATTTTTTAAATCTCTTCAAGAAATTATACACATAAACGACCCTTATATCCGAGAACGAATTCTATCCGTAGGGTATGGAATTGCAATGGCGATTGAGGACCTAGATAAAAAGCTAATTTCAAAAGTCTTATTTCCTAATGCTAAAACTATTTATGCTCTTTTTTTTAAAAAAGGAGCTAAGTTGGGTTCAACAAATGTTCTCATCAGAGACTATGTTCGAGGTATTATTGAGGTAGCGTTATATCATAATGAGAAATTACTTTCACCTGCTCAAATAAGACGTGTTAGACCACCCTATACTGACGGTGGCACCCGCAAATGGGGTCGCAACCTAGACAAGGATGAAGGCAAATATCGAGATGGTAATTCACCTTTAGGGTGGGAGTTTGAAAAAGACACTTTAAGACACCTTGTTGGTAGTCAAGCTTATGATGATAAGGACAAGAATTACATTCGTCTAAAAGAAAACATGATGTGGCGACTTTATCAGCTTGGCTATTCTCTTGAAAAATTTGGCGAAATTGATAAAGAAATTGTTCGTAATACAAGATACGATGGACCTCAAAACTATGCTGGAAAAATAGAAAGATATGGAGAAAAATATTCTCTTATCGCATATCATGAAATGCTAGGTATTAAGCTAGATAAAAAGAAGTTGGACCGTTGGTGGTACACAGAAGATGGGAGAAACAGTGAGTTTGAAGTAGATGCTAGTTTTCCACAAACACCGAAACGAAATAAATTATTTTCAAAAGATCTGACCTCTGGTCCAACAGATATTAAGAAATGGATGGTTCAGAAAAATCCTCCTGATATTTCCAATTATTTAGAAATTGATAAGATTGATGGCCTTCCAGGCCCTTGGATTTTAGTTGATGGAATTATTGGGGAGAAAAATACAAATAAAAGTCGAAAAGTCACAACTTTTATTTATGGTATTCTTGTAAATGAGGTAAATGAGAAAAAAATCGAGGAATTCATGGCAAAGACTCCATTTCCAGGAAATGATAATATCCCTTCTCTACCTGAAACCAGAGAAGTTTTTGCAGGAGAGCTTGGATGGAGAGAGAAAAATACACCAGATCCAAATTTATATATCAAAATTAAACGAGGAGAAATACAAAAAAAACTTACGGAAAAAGAAAAAAGGTTCCATTCTATCCGATTCGCTTTCTTTGGAGAAAAGGAAGTTGTCCAAAAGAAACAATCACTACCAGAATTTAAAACAGAAACTATATATGAAGAGATACCAATACAGCGTCTTGCAAGATGGTTTGTATCAAAGGATTACACCTACATTAAAGATAACGATACAACCGGACTACATTTATTGAGTAAGAAAATAGTAAAAAAATATAAACTGCATTGTGCTCCAGCATCATTCAATATCTTGAACGCCAAGAGAGAAGTTGTTGCTATTCCTGTTTCTGTAGGAAATCAATATGGCACACATGAGAACCTACTCTATGCAAGAAAAGATTTAGTTGATCTTATATTAAAAGAGAGCGGTAAAAAGATGCTTATTGTCACTTGGGGCGAAAGACAATATTGGCCAGAAAATTTAGATGACATACACCGAACTGACCATAGAAGCATAATTGAAAAACGTGAGAATATATACAAACAAAACTACAGCTATCCTTTTAAAAAGTAAAAAAATTAATCAATCAAAGTAAGAACTTTTACAGTAATTTTTATTTTAGACTTAAAACATCCCATCAGCTCTCGCTTTTCTTGATTGGTGCCTTCTTTAAAAATATACTTGGCATAAGTTCTTAAATCTATGTCTTCGTGCTTAGTCTTTGAATTTTGGACTCCCAATACTCCTTTTTGAAATCTATTATGCCGCTTCAATTCATCCTCAAATTTATGTTGTATCCCAATTTTATTCAGATCCACCTTATCTAGACTAATAAGGAGTTGATCAATTAATTCTTCTTCCCTCATATATGGGTTCTTGCAATGTCGATCCCTTGATCTTCCGCATCCATAGTAAATATACTTAGCTACCGTTCCATCTTTTAGTTGTTTGTATTTCTCTTCAGCTGATATTCCAGAGCCACATAGTCCGCAGGTCATTAATTTTGTAAAGGCAAACTCATGACTTTGTCGTATAATATTGTCTCTTTTTAATTGTGCCTGCACTTGTTCAAATAATTCTTTAGTGACTATTGGTTCATGTTTGCCTGCGTACCAATTACCTGATTTTTTTGGATACTCAAATGTTCCATAATAGAATGGGTTCATCAAAGTTCGGTAAATATTTCCAAGTGCTAGGTTTTTATTTCCTATTGTCTTGAAATTTAATTCAAACTTAAGCCACTGATGTACCTTTCTGCCGGACCATTTATCGTATGCAACTTTTTCGTACATTTTCTTTATGATATGCCCACGATCAGGATCAATAATTACCTGACACTTTTTATCCATAAGTTTTTGATTAAGATATCCAGTTGGTGCCACTCCAGGCCATAACCCCATCTCTACTCTTGTTCTCAACCCTCGCTTCACATTAATTCCTCGATTATCATTTTCAAGTTTTGCTTGTCCACATAAAATCATCAACATGAATTTGTCGTTTGGCGAGTTCATGAACCGTTGACCAAATGTTCGGATGTCTTGCAATAAATTCGCATCCATTAAGTCTACAATTTTCCCAAGATCGCCCGCGTTACGACTGATGCGGTCAGGAGCCCACGTCAAAATTCCATTGAATTTTCCTTGCTTTAGTTCTTCAATAATTTCGTTAAAGACTGGTCGTTGTCCGGTTTCTTTTGCACTATGTGATTCTCTTTTCATTGTAATAACCTCTAATCCCTCACGATCTGCGAGTTGTAACATCTCCTTAATTTGGCTGTCTATGCTCAAAACCTGCCGTTCTTCAGACTCAGTGCTTTTTCTTGCATAAAGGCAGTATTTTACCTTTATGGGAGTTGCTTGTTTGACCGTCACTCCAGTCGGCATTTGCATCGTATTCATATATACCTAATGAATGACGCAAA
This window encodes:
- a CDS encoding recombinase family protein — its product is MNTMQMPTGVTVKQATPIKVKYCLYARKSTESEERQVLSIDSQIKEMLQLADREGLEVITMKRESHSAKETGQRPVFNEIIEELKQGKFNGILTWAPDRISRNAGDLGKIVDLMDANLLQDIRTFGQRFMNSPNDKFMLMILCGQAKLENDNRGINVKRGLRTRVEMGLWPGVAPTGYLNQKLMDKKCQVIIDPDRGHIIKKMYEKVAYDKWSGRKVHQWLKFELNFKTIGNKNLALGNIYRTLMNPFYYGTFEYPKKSGNWYAGKHEPIVTKELFEQVQAQLKRDNIIRQSHEFAFTKLMTCGLCGSGISAEEKYKQLKDGTVAKYIYYGCGRSRDRHCKNPYMREEELIDQLLISLDKVDLNKIGIQHKFEDELKRHNRFQKGVLGVQNSKTKHEDIDLRTYAKYIFKEGTNQEKRELMGCFKSKIKITVKVLTLID